A stretch of Methanosphaerula palustris E1-9c DNA encodes these proteins:
- a CDS encoding pyridoxamine 5'-phosphate oxidase family protein, with protein sequence MFSPALQRNFSEADEQGTVSEIVSFLQENPVVSLATIDHGKPRVRPVLFMLEENGRLYFCTANAKNMFHQLQEDPSVEFCSVSKETKTMRISGDVVFSGDRSIKERIIAGNDLVRSIYQRADNPVFEVFYIEHGTVDVVDSPGLSARIREF encoded by the coding sequence ATGTTCAGCCCAGCACTCCAGAGGAACTTCAGTGAGGCTGATGAACAGGGAACAGTTTCAGAGATTGTATCATTTCTCCAGGAAAACCCAGTGGTAAGCCTTGCCACCATCGATCATGGAAAGCCACGGGTCAGACCGGTCCTGTTCATGCTGGAGGAGAACGGGCGGCTGTATTTCTGCACGGCAAACGCCAAGAATATGTTCCACCAGTTACAGGAGGATCCATCGGTTGAGTTCTGTTCGGTCTCAAAAGAGACTAAAACGATGCGGATCAGTGGTGACGTGGTATTCAGTGGTGACCGATCGATCAAAGAGCGGATCATCGCTGGCAACGATCTCGTGAGGAGTATCTACCAGAGGGCAGATAATCCGGTCTTTGAGGTATTCTACATCGAGCATGGAACCGTGGATGTGGTCGACTCGCCCGGTCTGTCGGCCAGGATCAGAGAGTTCTAA
- a CDS encoding MarR family winged helix-turn-helix transcriptional regulator gives MVTRNAVSQISKIREEANQFIITELKEHGVEGLVPSHGDIFYHLFFEERCTMNDLAEKIHRTRPTVTILVNKLEACGYVERAKSETDGRVTYVTLTDSGRTLEPAFREISEKLNTIVYGDLSDEDATFFEELLTSRYARFTQGIGEEAYNN, from the coding sequence ATGGTCACCAGGAACGCGGTATCACAGATCAGCAAAATTCGGGAGGAGGCGAACCAGTTCATCATCACCGAACTGAAAGAGCATGGGGTCGAAGGGCTGGTCCCGTCCCATGGGGACATTTTCTATCACCTCTTTTTTGAAGAACGATGCACCATGAACGACCTGGCAGAGAAGATCCACCGGACCAGGCCGACGGTGACGATCCTTGTGAACAAACTCGAAGCGTGCGGATATGTGGAACGGGCGAAGAGTGAGACCGATGGCCGGGTCACCTATGTCACCCTCACTGATTCAGGGAGAACGTTAGAGCCAGCTTTTCGTGAGATCTCCGAGAAGTTGAACACGATTGTCTATGGAGACCTCTCTGATGAGGATGCAACGTTCTTTGAAGAACTATTAACCTCGAGGTATGCACGGTTCACTCAGGGGATCGGTGAGGAAGCGTATAATAATTAG